Proteins encoded together in one Planctomycetota bacterium window:
- a CDS encoding tetratricopeptide repeat protein, translating to MPSVFKNEYLEQAIELGQKALKLNPSSFQAHFALGRAYLNKGDFDQSLKYLEKALALNPPPDEMEKLYFYLGLGLFNKGSIYHALDCFKKYAEYNPALPEPYFYMATCYREKEEYDNAVALYKKVITLDPAYEYVYSALGSVYILQNNYQDAIDAFQKNIQINGKNQRDLYSLGTCHLACKNYDEAIKCWKEISTITPLSEWVLIGLGIAYYSKNSFEQAVDTYKQLLEKQSVDTLSHHRRAADRILLNLSREVITSHGKKNFTLRSDNMMHYYLLSIIYRMQGSYDKAIEICDKLLEIDPKDNLASFLLGEFYSEEKVYLPSSIDAYKKAFDADNRDTESAEKLIKGYLENKEYDLALVYTQKALTANPDEAVINFLAGLAYLKKGLPYSAQPLLEKAMELDNTNPEVFLYLGDVYMSLKNSELAQSSWQKAINIEPEGPYASQAKGRLETNSISKEK from the coding sequence ATGCCATCGGTTTTTAAGAACGAATATTTGGAGCAGGCTATCGAGCTGGGTCAGAAGGCGTTAAAGTTGAATCCGTCCAGTTTCCAGGCTCATTTTGCGCTCGGGAGGGCGTATTTAAATAAAGGTGATTTTGACCAGAGCCTCAAATATTTAGAAAAGGCTTTAGCGCTTAATCCTCCGCCCGATGAAATGGAGAAACTATATTTTTATCTCGGGCTGGGATTATTTAACAAGGGTTCTATTTACCATGCGCTGGACTGTTTTAAAAAATATGCCGAATACAACCCGGCATTGCCCGAACCTTATTTTTATATGGCGACATGTTACCGTGAGAAAGAGGAATATGACAATGCAGTCGCCCTGTACAAAAAGGTTATTACCCTTGATCCAGCGTATGAATACGTATATAGCGCTTTGGGATCGGTTTACATTCTTCAGAATAATTATCAGGATGCGATTGATGCTTTCCAGAAGAATATTCAGATAAACGGGAAAAACCAGCGCGATTTATATTCGCTTGGGACTTGCCATTTAGCCTGTAAAAACTATGATGAAGCAATTAAGTGTTGGAAAGAAATTTCAACTATTACCCCATTAAGCGAATGGGTCCTGATAGGGTTAGGCATAGCGTATTATTCAAAAAATTCATTTGAACAGGCGGTTGATACTTACAAACAGCTACTGGAAAAACAGAGTGTCGATACGTTAAGCCATCATCGCCGAGCAGCCGACAGGATACTTTTAAATTTGTCCCGTGAAGTCATTACGTCACATGGCAAAAAGAATTTTACCCTGCGTTCAGATAATATGATGCATTATTATCTTTTAAGCATCATCTACCGTATGCAGGGCTCATATGACAAAGCCATAGAAATATGCGATAAGTTACTTGAAATCGACCCGAAAGATAACCTGGCATCTTTCTTGTTAGGGGAGTTTTACAGCGAAGAAAAAGTTTATTTGCCGTCATCGATTGATGCCTACAAGAAAGCCTTTGATGCGGATAACCGCGATACTGAGTCAGCCGAGAAGTTGATTAAAGGTTATCTTGAAAATAAAGAGTACGATTTAGCTCTGGTGTATACCCAAAAAGCATTAACAGCTAATCCGGATGAGGCGGTGATTAATTTTCTTGCCGGATTAGCCTATCTGAAAAAAGGGTTGCCGTATTCCGCCCAGCCGCTCCTGGAAAAAGCAATGGAGTTGGATAACACCAATCCAGAGGTGTTTTTATATCTGGGAGATGTGTATATGTCATTAAAAAACAGCGAACTGGCTCAGAGTTCCTGGCAAAAGGCAATTAACATCGAACCGGAAGGACCCTATGCCAGCCAGGCCAAAGGCAGATTAGAAACAAACAGCATAAGTAAAGAGAAATAA
- a CDS encoding response regulator, with translation MIKILIVSEDEQLRETIGEFIHAEGGYSTISIDDGNKALELFKSNPVDLVFIDLALTTINANDVFRRLRKLKPFLKVVIISDSSSQQDFSESLISSEEMVEGFIFKPLNTGELKKSLRIAVEGNTHTAFHLMTERLEILGGIAKLYVLTFSRVLSGIMQKSMEASLQQVNILSLEHIARPLEEPGLSSVCLNSQFSGAINGNMLFLTSWKDSLLLIDSIKKIPFGSTRVFDDLGQVYLKSAGTIFIKTCFQEISQRLKLSAKLEVPELAFEHRNALIKAITEKLAPARKTKDEYLFTIEMKFSIINSPINCWFILVSPGNFKQYVLDFAN, from the coding sequence ATGATTAAAATTCTAATTGTATCAGAAGATGAGCAACTGCGCGAAACAATCGGCGAATTTATCCATGCCGAAGGCGGTTATAGTACGATTAGCATAGATGATGGTAATAAAGCTCTGGAGTTGTTTAAATCTAATCCGGTTGATTTAGTGTTCATCGATTTAGCTCTGACGACCATAAATGCCAATGATGTTTTCCGCCGCTTGAGGAAGCTTAAACCATTTCTAAAAGTGGTTATTATTAGTGATTCTTCCAGTCAACAGGACTTTAGCGAAAGTTTAATTTCATCTGAGGAGATGGTTGAAGGTTTTATTTTCAAGCCGCTCAATACAGGCGAACTTAAGAAAAGCCTGCGGATTGCGGTGGAAGGCAATACACATACGGCATTCCATTTAATGACGGAACGCTTGGAAATCCTGGGTGGCATTGCCAAATTGTATGTTTTAACTTTTTCACGTGTTTTATCTGGGATCATGCAAAAAAGCATGGAAGCATCTCTGCAACAGGTCAATATCCTTTCTTTAGAACATATTGCCCGTCCGTTAGAAGAGCCCGGATTATCTTCGGTTTGCCTGAACAGCCAATTTTCCGGCGCCATCAACGGCAATATGCTATTCTTAACCTCATGGAAAGATAGTTTGCTCTTGATTGATTCGATAAAAAAAATACCGTTCGGCAGCACCAGAGTTTTTGATGACTTGGGTCAGGTTTACTTAAAATCAGCCGGGACGATTTTTATAAAAACATGTTTTCAAGAAATTTCGCAACGCCTGAAACTTTCGGCCAAGCTCGAAGTACCCGAATTAGCCTTTGAGCATCGTAATGCCTTGATTAAAGCAATCACCGAAAAATTAGCCCCGGCCCGAAAAACCAAAGACGAATATCTCTTTACTATTGAAATGAAATTCAGTATTATAAACTCGCCGATTAACTGCTGGTTTATCCTGGTTTCTCCGGGTAATTTTAAACAGTATGTTTTAGACTTTGCGAATTAG
- a CDS encoding 2-oxoacid:acceptor oxidoreductase family protein has translation MKTKTVSKRLEIKFGGIGGQGVVYAANLLGAGLSYKKGFVSVSASYGPESRGSLTSSEVVYSPNPIDYPYTEKLDVLVSLHQNAHEKYLKDIKDNGFVLTDSSLVKKSSPAQKLYTIPASEIAQNQLGDATMANLIMVGGLVNITKIISVAQCFKALKEFTSSKFYDINRKALMIGLDYTF, from the coding sequence ATGAAAACAAAAACAGTTTCAAAACGCCTTGAAATAAAATTCGGGGGAATCGGCGGTCAGGGGGTTGTTTACGCTGCCAACCTTTTAGGGGCAGGGTTAAGTTATAAAAAAGGTTTTGTGTCGGTTTCGGCCAGTTATGGCCCGGAAAGCCGTGGAAGCCTGACTTCTTCAGAGGTCGTTTATTCACCTAACCCGATAGATTATCCTTATACGGAAAAGCTTGATGTTTTAGTTTCTTTGCACCAGAATGCGCATGAAAAATATTTAAAAGATATCAAAGATAACGGTTTTGTCCTTACGGACAGCTCTTTGGTCAAGAAAAGTTCCCCGGCGCAAAAATTGTACACTATCCCTGCAAGCGAGATTGCCCAGAATCAGCTTGGCGACGCGACCATGGCGAACCTGATTATGGTTGGCGGCCTCGTAAATATCACAAAAATTATTTCTGTCGCCCAATGCTTTAAGGCACTGAAGGAATTCACATCATCGAAGTTTTACGATATTAACCGAAAAGCATTGATGATTGGGTTGGATTACACCTTCTAA
- a CDS encoding tetratricopeptide repeat protein, with translation MKNLQEKAIATYQKVLEHNPDHKETHRDLGIAYAEKSDYEKALVCLNKALELGLKDAEVYYYSGISYKNLGLINKALSSFKNALAFRTSTGQSVRVYAELGRLYFENGNLDEALFTLQKANQLNPNDLDTCINLALACDEKGLLEEAASWYMKAILLKPDHSVAAELSANLGLVYLVLGMNDEAYSTCKQAVVYAESTGTAVSKDEHPDMPEKQISPHAALAYAVIGAICLVRGAYHEAVSAYEKRLQLISDDILSMHHLGIAYQRNAQTRQLLSVCEQKIAQIPDNPNHLLTMAKIYLSLDNYDDAVKILERLIKSAPENYQAYYYLSSAFEHKGELEKALNQYQYFLNSKPKLGMQDYLKSAQLYLQKGSDLEVAKEFKKAIEANIDGVKITPHNIESYPILGNAYMELGLPEEAIAIYKKTLLFNPNDSRSYFALGAAYLAKGLYSESMEAYTRAYRISSVSKQTSIALAQVYLSQGNYEEAISVCLKRLNIAPQDIQAYFILGKAYKNQSAYDKAIKVYEKIIELNPDNAEAYGDLGSIYSMQNLLEEAVAHLKKAVALNPQDAKSFYILGKAYKQKGLTKESSNCFQKASDLNPQYNQKVDAQGDFEEEVHQTITKYKKEIEINPNDKEVCRKLGVIYNQNGLYDEAIYYYKKLVKLDPNDMDAYLNLGAIYTAKGENGTAMDYYEDVTKRQAGNPDLYLAVAETYFQQQDYSKVIGYCIPLADKEYKMPFSVKVHKYLAESYRHLAKYHEAVKSYEWLINAKAVDASVYEGLAECYKTAYTVQETVSYINKLFEKTPMDSRLHNWLAGIYYEQGKYDEAIDSYQRVISLEPENAEAHARLSMIYLLKSEK, from the coding sequence ATGAAAAATCTACAGGAAAAAGCAATCGCCACTTATCAGAAGGTGCTGGAGCATAATCCTGATCATAAAGAAACGCATAGGGATCTGGGGATTGCTTACGCGGAAAAAAGTGATTATGAAAAAGCTTTAGTTTGCCTTAATAAAGCGCTTGAATTAGGCTTAAAGGATGCGGAAGTTTATTATTATTCCGGTATATCATACAAAAACCTAGGGTTGATTAATAAAGCGTTATCGAGTTTCAAAAATGCTTTAGCGTTTAGAACTTCTACCGGACAATCCGTCCGGGTTTATGCTGAATTAGGAAGGCTATATTTTGAAAATGGAAATTTAGACGAGGCGCTTTTTACCCTGCAAAAGGCTAATCAGCTTAATCCCAATGACTTGGATACATGTATCAATCTGGCTCTGGCTTGTGATGAAAAGGGATTGTTGGAAGAAGCCGCTTCATGGTATATGAAAGCCATTCTATTGAAACCGGACCATTCAGTTGCGGCGGAACTTTCAGCTAACCTTGGATTAGTTTATCTTGTGCTTGGAATGAACGACGAAGCTTATAGCACCTGCAAGCAGGCGGTTGTTTATGCGGAATCTACTGGAACCGCTGTATCCAAGGATGAACACCCGGATATGCCGGAAAAGCAAATTAGCCCTCATGCTGCTTTGGCATATGCCGTCATCGGTGCGATTTGTTTAGTCCGCGGCGCATACCACGAGGCAGTCAGTGCATATGAAAAAAGGCTGCAATTGATTAGTGACGATATTTTGAGCATGCATCATTTGGGGATAGCTTACCAGCGTAATGCCCAAACCAGGCAGCTTTTGTCGGTTTGCGAACAAAAAATCGCCCAAATTCCAGATAACCCTAATCATCTTTTAACTATGGCTAAAATATATCTTTCACTGGATAATTATGATGATGCGGTAAAAATACTGGAAAGGCTGATAAAATCAGCCCCTGAAAATTACCAGGCTTACTATTATTTGTCAAGTGCGTTTGAGCATAAGGGGGAACTGGAAAAAGCCTTAAACCAATACCAATATTTCCTCAATAGTAAGCCCAAGCTGGGTATGCAGGATTATCTTAAATCAGCCCAGTTATATCTTCAAAAAGGTTCAGATCTTGAAGTGGCTAAAGAGTTTAAAAAAGCGATTGAGGCAAATATCGATGGCGTAAAGATTACTCCGCATAATATTGAAAGCTACCCGATTTTAGGCAATGCTTATATGGAATTAGGCCTGCCGGAGGAAGCTATTGCGATTTACAAAAAAACACTGTTGTTTAATCCAAATGACAGCCGTTCGTATTTTGCTTTAGGCGCGGCGTATCTGGCAAAAGGATTATACAGCGAATCTATGGAGGCATATACCAGAGCATACCGGATAAGCTCTGTTTCCAAGCAAACATCCATCGCGCTTGCCCAGGTTTATCTTTCACAAGGTAATTATGAAGAAGCCATTAGCGTATGCCTTAAAAGATTAAACATTGCCCCGCAGGATATACAGGCCTATTTTATCCTTGGGAAAGCGTATAAAAACCAATCCGCTTATGATAAAGCTATCAAGGTATATGAGAAAATAATAGAGTTGAACCCGGATAATGCCGAAGCCTACGGCGATTTAGGCTCCATTTATTCGATGCAAAACCTCTTGGAAGAAGCTGTTGCGCATCTCAAAAAAGCCGTGGCATTAAATCCGCAAGACGCCAAATCATTTTATATATTAGGGAAGGCGTATAAACAAAAAGGGTTAACTAAAGAATCTTCCAACTGCTTCCAGAAAGCGAGCGACCTTAATCCGCAATACAATCAAAAAGTCGATGCTCAGGGTGATTTTGAAGAAGAAGTCCATCAAACCATCACAAAATATAAAAAGGAAATAGAGATTAATCCTAATGATAAAGAGGTATGCAGGAAACTGGGTGTTATTTATAACCAGAACGGGTTGTATGATGAGGCAATTTATTATTACAAAAAACTCGTCAAGCTTGATCCGAACGATATGGATGCTTACCTGAATCTGGGAGCGATTTATACTGCGAAAGGGGAAAACGGTACGGCTATGGATTATTATGAGGATGTCACAAAACGGCAGGCGGGCAATCCCGATCTTTACCTGGCTGTCGCTGAAACATATTTCCAACAACAAGATTATAGTAAAGTAATCGGGTATTGCATTCCTTTGGCGGATAAAGAATACAAGATGCCTTTTTCTGTTAAAGTGCATAAGTATTTAGCCGAGAGTTACCGCCATCTTGCAAAATATCATGAAGCCGTTAAAAGTTACGAATGGTTAATTAATGCTAAAGCGGTAGACGCTTCAGTTTACGAGGGATTGGCCGAATGCTATAAAACTGCTTATACTGTCCAGGAAACGGTTAGTTATATCAACAAGCTTTTCGAGAAAACTCCAATGGATAGTCGTCTTCATAATTGGTTGGCCGGAATTTATTATGAGCAAGGGAAATACGATGAAGCCATTGATTCATACCAGAGGGTTATTTCGCTTGAACCGGAAAATGCCGAGGCGCATGCGCGTTTGTCCATGATTTACTTGTTGAAATCAGAAAAATAG
- a CDS encoding HEAT repeat domain-containing protein codes for MKQLLIRFLLCLILLHLPFGLNLPLHSQSKVDIDSLKKEIRGAKDELKKIGVFEKIKQVSHQLSISDKIEISKELVMLLSDSSANIRSITAVQLGELGAKQYTEDIAGLLDDTNVLVKTGATIALGNLGAMEYSQNIAGFLAHRDAGLRGTAAEALGKLGAVEYIKDITALLGDSDSSVRDKATKALVKLNESRPKKIPDEPSLLSEEDKVWRSDKWGFKVTFPSDWNVDILDKSEGILVARFSDKPNGISGLIAKDYSESWADEYLKGVLESLKEDGGLEVVVKPKGKLAANMVYICDIEGTSYQYYVRVVDVDGSKLRIVFYCSAKLYNKYEDLFARYAETLEGISAAVNKNVKTKDKTWTSEKWSFELTLPSDWKMDIYDKKDGVNIAKFTGKNEKIGGYIKIQDWSGGCKEFIKSIIDSAKDSESTVKEVEVSGNEKKASGIFTQKSEDVKYYYYIYAIGAGETKLWTVIWCDEASFDEYEDALKKYAGTLKAVNGSSDDIEEDTKVWRSSRWGFEISLPSDWEIDIFDEDENGRIAKISGDSDAVYGSVYREKSDGRADEYLEEYLDALKKEYKIDMITEPKGKSEATAVFIGEVKGASYQNYVRAISSGEEKIRVFFNCKTDQYDKYEKIFAECAKSLILSISSGVQEDAGDTKIWRSSRWGFEISLPSDWKMDILEKIDGIMTAKFSNEEEGVYGLIAQEDSEEDCDEYLSGLVEQGVKDGTKEIILKPEGKTDATLVYTYDIEGLKYEYYMRVIDVAGIKLRLVFYCKKSVYGQYEKIFKNSAKSFKVW; via the coding sequence ATGAAACAACTTCTTATAAGATTTTTACTCTGCTTGATTCTTTTACATTTACCCTTCGGGTTAAACCTCCCCTTGCATAGCCAGTCCAAGGTTGATATTGACAGCCTTAAAAAAGAGATACGGGGCGCTAAAGATGAATTAAAAAAAATAGGGGTATTTGAAAAAATCAAGCAGGTCAGCCATCAGTTAAGCATCAGCGATAAAATAGAAATTAGCAAAGAGCTTGTCATGCTTTTGAGCGATTCCAGTGCTAATATAAGAAGCATTACCGCAGTTCAGTTGGGTGAACTTGGAGCCAAACAATACACCGAAGATATTGCCGGGCTTTTGGATGATACGAATGTCCTAGTGAAAACAGGCGCCACGATAGCATTGGGTAATTTAGGCGCAATGGAATATTCTCAGAATATCGCCGGATTTTTAGCTCATAGAGATGCCGGATTAAGAGGGACTGCGGCTGAAGCTTTAGGCAAACTTGGTGCCGTTGAATACATAAAGGATATTACGGCTTTATTGGGGGATAGCGATTCATCGGTTCGTGACAAAGCCACCAAAGCTTTGGTGAAGTTAAATGAAAGTCGCCCTAAAAAAATACCGGATGAGCCGTCACTTTTGTCTGAGGAAGATAAGGTGTGGCGAAGTGATAAATGGGGTTTTAAGGTGACTTTTCCTTCTGATTGGAATGTGGATATATTAGATAAATCTGAAGGAATACTTGTTGCCAGATTCTCGGATAAGCCTAACGGTATTTCCGGACTTATCGCCAAGGATTATTCTGAAAGCTGGGCGGATGAATATCTTAAGGGTGTTCTTGAATCACTCAAAGAAGATGGTGGGCTAGAAGTCGTCGTAAAACCAAAAGGTAAATTAGCCGCAAACATGGTTTATATATGCGATATAGAAGGGACTAGTTATCAATACTATGTTCGTGTGGTAGATGTTGATGGCTCTAAGCTAAGGATTGTATTTTATTGTTCAGCAAAACTTTATAATAAATACGAAGATCTTTTTGCCCGATACGCCGAAACGCTGGAAGGCATATCCGCGGCAGTCAACAAAAATGTAAAAACCAAGGATAAAACTTGGACCAGTGAAAAATGGAGTTTTGAATTGACTCTGCCTTCCGATTGGAAGATGGACATTTATGATAAAAAAGACGGAGTTAATATCGCTAAATTTACCGGGAAAAACGAAAAGATAGGTGGTTATATCAAAATACAGGATTGGTCAGGCGGTTGCAAGGAGTTTATTAAGTCAATAATTGACAGCGCAAAAGATTCGGAATCAACGGTTAAAGAAGTTGAGGTGTCAGGAAACGAAAAGAAAGCCAGTGGGATTTTTACCCAAAAGTCAGAAGATGTTAAATATTATTACTACATATATGCGATTGGGGCCGGTGAGACGAAACTTTGGACGGTTATTTGGTGTGACGAGGCATCTTTCGACGAATACGAGGACGCGTTAAAAAAATACGCCGGGACGCTGAAGGCGGTAAATGGTTCTTCTGACGATATAGAAGAGGATACCAAAGTTTGGCGCAGTAGCCGCTGGGGATTTGAAATTTCACTGCCTTCCGATTGGGAGATAGATATCTTTGACGAGGATGAAAATGGCCGGATAGCTAAAATTTCCGGTGATTCAGATGCGGTTTACGGAAGTGTTTACCGGGAAAAAAGTGACGGTCGTGCAGATGAATATTTGGAAGAATATCTGGATGCTCTTAAGAAAGAATATAAGATCGATATGATTACGGAGCCAAAAGGTAAATCAGAGGCCACAGCCGTTTTTATCGGGGAAGTAAAAGGAGCTTCTTATCAAAATTATGTCAGAGCTATAAGTTCCGGCGAAGAAAAAATACGGGTATTTTTTAATTGCAAGACTGATCAATACGATAAATATGAGAAAATATTTGCTGAATGCGCAAAGTCTTTAATATTATCGATTTCTTCAGGGGTACAAGAAGATGCTGGTGACACCAAGATTTGGCGTAGCAGCCGCTGGGGATTTGAAATTTCACTGCCTTCCGATTGGAAGATGGATATATTAGAGAAAATCGACGGTATCATGACTGCCAAGTTTTCAAATGAGGAAGAAGGGGTTTACGGGCTTATTGCTCAGGAAGACAGCGAAGAGGATTGTGATGAATATTTGTCAGGCCTGGTAGAGCAAGGAGTAAAAGACGGCACCAAGGAAATTATTTTAAAGCCGGAAGGAAAAACGGATGCAACTTTGGTGTATACTTACGATATAGAAGGACTAAAATATGAATATTATATGCGTGTTATAGATGTTGCCGGTATCAAGCTGAGACTGGTTTTTTATTGCAAAAAAAGCGTTTACGGACAATACGAGAAGATTTTTAAGAATAGTGCCAAAAGCTTTAAAGTATGGTAA
- a CDS encoding GIY-YIG nuclease family protein: protein MFTVYVLQDEKNRFYKGMTNNLLRRLSEHKCGKTKTTRNMKIIKVVYTEEYNDKIEAHKRELYLKSAAGRRFIKKMLGG from the coding sequence GTGTTTACAGTATATGTTTTACAAGATGAAAAGAATAGGTTTTATAAAGGAATGACAAATAATCTTCTGAGGAGATTATCCGAACATAAATGCGGTAAAACAAAAACTACCCGTAATATGAAAATAATTAAAGTCGTTTATACCGAAGAATATAATGATAAGATAGAAGCGCATAAAAGAGAGTTGTATTTAAAATCCGCTGCTGGCAGAAGATTTATAAAGAAAATGTTGGGTGGTTAG
- a CDS encoding long-chain-fatty-acid--CoA ligase has translation MSASWLNLGQILKVNAVKYADKTCLKDAKRKFSYRQTNQRVNKLAHALLSLGLKKGNKVSVLLENCVEIVEAYLACAKTGIVINPINFRLTSNDVAYITNDADSRAFIVDEEFIPMVESVRKEMPKVKDYISVGNKTPGGYKNYDDFIAKFSETEPSVLYDVKPEDTWVLLYTSGTTGRPKGVVRSHESYTAFYLINAVDFGFTEHDICFNVMPLCHVNSTFFSFTFTYIGGAIYIHPARRFDPKEILEIIQREKTTFISLIPTHYSIILGVPEKERSEYDVSSIKKLLCSSAPARGEIKKQIMGFFRGVELYEGYGSTEAGIVTVLKPHEQMVKLGSIGRESCGTDCIKVLDENGNEVPVGEVGELYSRGPMLFNEYYKLPEKTAKSFKNGWFSAGDLVKKDQDGYYYIVDRKDNMIITGGEHVYPSEVEETIARHPDVFDVAVIGIPDDKWGESVKAVVISKEGKTITSKEIIDFCRDKVAAYKKPKSVEFIKQAEMPRTASGKILHRELRKRYGTI, from the coding sequence ATGAGCGCATCTTGGTTGAATTTAGGACAGATATTAAAGGTTAATGCAGTCAAATATGCGGATAAAACCTGCCTTAAGGATGCCAAACGCAAGTTTTCCTATCGCCAGACTAACCAACGTGTGAATAAGCTTGCCCATGCGTTGTTAAGCCTGGGGTTGAAAAAAGGTAATAAGGTTTCCGTCCTTCTGGAAAACTGTGTGGAAATAGTGGAAGCATATTTAGCCTGCGCCAAAACAGGCATTGTCATTAACCCGATTAATTTTCGCCTTACCTCAAATGACGTTGCTTATATCACGAATGATGCGGATTCACGGGCTTTTATCGTCGATGAAGAATTTATTCCCATGGTTGAATCAGTCCGCAAAGAAATGCCTAAAGTAAAAGATTATATTTCTGTCGGCAATAAAACGCCCGGTGGATATAAAAACTACGATGATTTCATTGCGAAATTTTCGGAAACAGAACCTTCGGTGTTATATGATGTCAAACCCGAAGACACCTGGGTATTGCTTTATACTTCCGGGACAACCGGTAGGCCCAAAGGTGTGGTCCGCTCCCATGAATCTTATACTGCTTTCTACCTGATTAATGCGGTGGATTTTGGCTTTACGGAACATGATATTTGTTTTAATGTCATGCCGTTATGCCATGTGAATTCAACTTTCTTCTCGTTTACATTTACATATATCGGTGGGGCGATTTATATCCACCCGGCGCGCCGTTTTGACCCAAAGGAAATATTGGAAATTATCCAGCGCGAAAAAACCACGTTTATTTCCCTTATCCCGACTCATTACAGTATAATACTAGGCGTTCCGGAAAAAGAACGTTCCGAATATGACGTCAGTTCTATAAAAAAACTCCTGTGTTCTTCTGCGCCTGCTCGCGGTGAAATAAAGAAACAGATTATGGGTTTTTTCAGGGGCGTGGAACTTTACGAAGGATACGGTTCAACTGAAGCGGGAATCGTTACGGTTCTAAAACCTCACGAACAGATGGTAAAGCTTGGCTCTATCGGTCGGGAATCCTGCGGGACGGATTGCATTAAGGTGCTGGATGAAAACGGGAACGAAGTCCCGGTCGGAGAAGTCGGCGAACTTTACTCGCGCGGGCCCATGCTCTTTAACGAATATTATAAACTTCCGGAAAAGACCGCTAAATCATTCAAAAACGGATGGTTTAGCGCCGGAGATTTAGTGAAGAAAGATCAGGACGGCTATTATTATATCGTCGATCGTAAAGACAATATGATAATCACCGGTGGCGAACATGTTTATCCATCTGAGGTGGAGGAGACGATTGCCAGGCATCCGGATGTGTTTGACGTGGCGGTTATCGGAATCCCGGACGATAAATGGGGCGAATCCGTAAAAGCCGTGGTAATTTCCAAAGAAGGTAAAACAATAACATCAAAGGAAATAATCGATTTCTGCCGCGATAAAGTGGCCGCATATAAAAAACCCAAAAGCGTAGAGTTTATAAAACAGGCGGAAATGCCGCGTACGGCCAGCGGTAAGATTCTCCATAGGGAGTTGCGTAAAAGGTACGGGACGATTTAA
- a CDS encoding 2-oxoacid:ferredoxin oxidoreductase subunit beta: protein MKQQLAKYFRWESFPTPFCNGCGHGILMKLLIEAVDELKLDWKKTVFVSGIGCAAWIPSPHFSADTMHTTHGRAIAFAAGIKSYNPELNVIVVSGDGDLTSIGGNHLIHAARRNIRIPVICANNNIYGMTGGQFASTTPLGSRTVTTPKGSSEPPFDLMKLVIGAGATYAARATVWHYKDLLKYIKTAIVHSLEPKKGGFAFVDAVTYCHSQYGRRNNYASSVEMLRDLRGKSFRAKSREELFLPPPDAKRKIVIGDYTAF from the coding sequence ATGAAACAACAATTAGCAAAATATTTTCGATGGGAATCTTTTCCAACACCTTTCTGCAACGGTTGCGGGCACGGGATTCTTATGAAGCTTCTTATAGAGGCCGTTGATGAATTGAAGCTGGATTGGAAAAAAACGGTTTTTGTTTCCGGTATTGGTTGTGCAGCCTGGATACCGTCCCCTCATTTTTCCGCGGATACCATGCATACTACACACGGCAGGGCAATCGCCTTTGCCGCCGGCATTAAATCATATAACCCGGAACTTAATGTTATCGTGGTTAGCGGAGATGGTGATTTAACTTCCATCGGCGGTAATCATCTGATCCACGCGGCCCGGCGAAATATCAGGATACCCGTTATCTGTGCCAATAATAATATTTACGGAATGACCGGTGGGCAGTTTGCCTCGACCACTCCGCTCGGAAGCCGGACAGTCACGACTCCTAAAGGCTCAAGCGAGCCGCCTTTTGATCTGATGAAGCTGGTTATCGGCGCAGGCGCTACTTACGCTGCCAGGGCCACGGTCTGGCATTATAAGGATTTATTAAAATATATAAAAACTGCCATTGTCCATTCGCTCGAGCCGAAAAAAGGCGGGTTTGCGTTTGTAGATGCCGTAACATATTGCCATTCGCAATACGGTCGGCGCAATAATTACGCTTCTTCAGTTGAAATGCTGCGGGATTTAAGGGGAAAATCATTCCGGGCTAAAAGCAGGGAAGAGCTTTTCTTGCCTCCGCCTGACGCCAAAAGAAAAATAGTCATCGGCGATTATACTGCTTTTTAG